The genomic region CGGCTTGCCGGTCTTGGCGTCCACGTGGCCTAGGACCTCGGCAGAGATTTCGATCAGGAACGAGGACAGCTCGCCCTTGTTCCAGTCGGTGAAGATCTTGGACTGCTCAGCGGGCTCGATGCCGGCGCCGGAACGAAGGAGATCGAAGGCTTCGCCGATGACCTGCATGTCGGCGTACTCGATGCCGTTGTGGACCATCTTGACGAAGTGGCCGGCACCGTCGGTGCCGACCCAGGCGCAGCACGGTTCGCCGTCGACCTTTGCGGAGATCTTCTCCAGCAGCGGGCCGAGGGCCTTGTACGATTCCTTGGAGCCGCCGGGCATGATGGAGGGGCCGTTGAGGGCGCCTTCCTCACCGCCGGAAACGCCGACGCCCACAAAGTGGAGGTCCTTCTTGGCCAGCGCGGCTTCGCGGCGGCGAGTGTCCTCGTAGTGCGAGTTGCCGGCGTCGATGATGATGTCGCCGGCCTCCAGCAGCGGTTCCAGCTGCTCGATCACGGAGTCCACCGGCTTGCCGGCCTTGACCATGATCAGGACGCGGCGCGGCTTTTCGAGGGAGTTAACCAGTTCTTCAAGGGATTCGGTCCGGACGAAGTCACCCTCGTGGCCGTGCTTTTCGAGCAGGGCGTCGGTCTTTCCGACCGACCGGTTGTGCAGGGCAACCGTGAAGCCGTTGCGGGCAAGGTTGCGGGCCAGGTTGGCGCCCATCACCGCGAGGCCGGTGACACCGATGTGTGCTGACATCAAAACTCCAATTCAGTGTGTGCAACGTATGTGCAGTGGGTCCCGCATGCGCTGCGGGACGCGCTTTAGAAAAGCAGGCTGTGAATAAAGCATATATATTCGCGGTCAAGGGCGAAAGCGGGTGTCCACTCCTTGGAAGCTAACCGCGTCATCAAAAGTCTATGACGCGCCCCTCCGGCGGCGTCCAGACTCCCCCCGTGGGCGGGGCAACAAAGCCTTCCGGCCCGATTATGCTTACCACTATGTCAACCAGCCTCCATCACCGTGCCGTCGAGCACCTGGGTACCAGAATCGTCGACGGCAGCCTCCCGCCAGGACACGTGATGCTGGCTGAGCAGCTGGAGGAAGAACTGCAGGTATCCCGGTCCGTGATTCGGGAAGCCGTCCGCGTGCTGCAGTCCCTGGGCTTGGTGGAGACCACTAAGCGCGTGGGCATCAAGGTCCTGCCGGCGCACCGCTGGAACCCGTTCGATCCGCTCGTGATCCGGTGGCGCCTGGCCGGGGAAGGGCGCGGCGCCCAGCTGCGTTCCCTCGCTGAGCTGCGTTCCGCCGTCGAGCCCGTGGCTGCCGAACTCGCGGCGGTCAACGCACCGCAGGAACTCCGGCAGGAGCTGCTCGACGTGGCCCTGGCCATGCGCGACGCCGGCAAGGCCGGCGACGTCCCCCGCTTCCTGGAGCTGGACATCCAGTTCCACTCCCTCCTGCTCAGTGGCTCCGGCAACGAGATGTTCGCCAACCTCGTGGGCCAGGTGGCTGAGACCCTGACCGGCCGTACCGTGCACGGGCTGATGCCCGACCGCCCACGGGATCTCACGCTGCAGTGGCACCTGGACGTGGCAGAAGCCATCTTCGGAGGCCATGCATCAGAGGCCCGCGAGGCGTCGAGCAGGATCATGCGCCGCACCATCGCGGAAATGGAACCGGTGTGGGTGGAGCAGCCGAGGGTGTTCGTTCCGCTGCAGCCGCGCCAGCACTCGGCCTAATTTCCTGTTCCTCCGAAGTTGAGGAGGACTTTGCCGGATTGGGCGGAGTTGCGGGCGATGTCGAACGCGTTGAGGGCGTCGGTGACGGGGTAGTCGTGGGTGATGACCGGGCCGATGGTCAGGGTGCCGTCGGCCAGGGCGGCGATGACCTCGTCGATTTCGTCGTTGAACCGGAACGAGCCTTTGAGGTCCAGTTCCCGGGTGATGGCCAGCGAGATCAGGACCGGCTGCGGGCCGGTGGGCAGCAGCCCGACCATGACCACGGTCCCGCCCCGGGCCGCGCCCTGGATCGCGGAGGCCAGGCCGTGGTGGTTCCCGGAGGACTCGATCACGACGTCGGCCTGGACCGCGGCGATCGCCTCCGCGTCGGTGGCGTGCAGGACCTCGTCCGCGCCCACCGCCGCGGCGATCTCCAACGGCCTGGCGTGCATGTCCACCGCGACGATCCGGGCCGCGCCGGCGCGTTTGAGGACCGCGACCGCCAACGCCCCGATCGGCCCGGACCCGATCACCAGGGCGGTTTTACCGGCCACGTCACCGGCCCGGGACACCGCATGCCAGGCCACCGACGCCGGTTCGATCAGCGCCGCCGTCCGCAGGTCCAGGCTGTCCGGCAAGGTCCGGAGCATCCGGACCGGCAGGTTCACGTACCGGCTGAACGCCCCGTCCGTGTGCGGATACCTCGCCGCGGAACCCAGGTACGTGCAGCGCGGGGACAGGTTCGGCCGCTCCGCCGGATACCGCGGCGCATCAGGCCCCTCACCCGGTCCCGGGGTGGCCGGATGCACCGCCACCGGCGTCCCCGCCACCGGGCCGGTCCCGTCCCCCGCCGCCCGGACCACCCGCCCGGAAATCTCGTGCCCCAGCACCAACGGCGCCCTCAGGATCGACTCGCCCGCCGCACCGTGCAGCCAGTAATGCAGGTCCGACCCGCAAATCCCCCCATACAGCACCTCGACCACCGCCTCATCCGGCGCCGGCGCCTTCAGCGGGACCTCCTCGATCCGCAAGTCCCCCTTCGCGTGCGCCACGACCGCCGGCCCCGACACCGGCAAACCAGCCTCCCTTGTGTGTGTCATCAGACCACCACCGTCATTCCGCCGTCGATAAAGATCGTCTGCCCGTTCACGAAATCAGACCCGGCGGAGGCCAGCCACACCGCCGGACCGGCCAGGTCCTGCACCGTGCCCCACCGCGCCGCCGGGGTCCGGCCCAGGATCCAGGCATTAAACTGCTCATCATCGACCAGGTTCTGCGTCATCTCGGTATTGATATATCCCGGCGCGATCCCGTTGATCTGCAACCCCGACCCCGCCCACTCAGCCGTCATCGCCCGGGTCAGGTTCCGCAGCCCGCCCTTCGCCGCGACATACGGCGCGATCGTGGGGCGGGCCAGGTCCGTCTGCACCGAACAGATGTTAATGATCTTCCCGTGACCGCGCGGAATCATGTAACGGGCCGCCTCCCGGCCCACCAGGAACGCGCTGGTCAGATCCGTGGAAATCACCCGCTCCCAATCCTTCACATCCAACTCCAGCATCGGCACCCGGTGCTGGATCCCGGCATTATTAACCAGGACCTCCAACGGGCCCACATGCTCCTCGACCCAGGCCACACCGGCCGCGGCCGCCGCGTCGTCCGTGACATCAAACGCCACACCGTGCACCCGTCCCGGCGCGTACCCAGCCGCCATCACCGCCTCCGCAGCCTTCAACCGCTCAGCATCCACACCGTTCAGCACCACCGTCGCACCCGCATCAGCCAACGCCCGCGCCAACGCATTACCAATCCCCCGGCTCGAACCAGTCACCAACGCAACCCGCCCGGTCAAATCAAAAAGTGAAGTCATGAAGAGGTCCCTTCTGTGGCGCTCACGGCGCCCGCCCTGCTGAGGTTTGAAATGGTTTGCCGGACAACGGCCAGGTCCTGGTCCCCCAGGCCCTGGCGCTTCAGTTCGGCATAAAGTTCGACGCCGGCCCGCGCCATCGGAACGGCGGCCCCGGCGGCGTCGGCGGACTCCACGACGAAGGACAGGTCCTTGTGCATGAATTTTGCCGGGCCGGTAGGCGTGTAGTCCTTCCGGGCAATCCGCGGGCCCACCTGGTCCAGGACGCGGCTGCCGGCGAGGCCGCCGGACAGGACCTCATAGAGGGCGGCGACATCGACGCCCGACCGTTCGGCGAGCTCGGCCGCTTCGGCGAGCGCCGCCGTCGTTGTTCCGACCACCAGCTGATTGCACGCCTTTGCCAGCGACCCGGCACCGAGCGGTCCCAAGAGCCTCACTGTGGTGCCCATGGCCTCGAAGAGCGGAAGCAGCCGGCGGAAGTCGGCGTCGTGGTCAGCCCCCGCCATGATGGCCAGGGTCCCCTCGATGGCACCCTTCGTCCCGCCGCTGACCGGTGCATCCAGCACCACGGCATTGCCTGAACTGGCCGCCTGGACCCTACGCCCGAAATCCTTGACCCCGGTGGGGGAAACGCTGCTCATAACCACCACCGCGGTGCCGGCCGCCGGCGGTGATGTCCGCCAGCTCGCGAGCAGCCCGGACGCCGCGTCCTCAATGTAGGCAAGGTCCGGCAGCATGAAGACGATCACCGGCTCGTCCCGGAGTAGCTCCACGGTTTCTGCAGAGGATCCGCCGAGCCGGCGTAAATCCTCCAGCGCGGCAGAGGACCTGTTGCACGCCGTTACCGCCCACCCCTTCCGGACCAGATTCGCCGCCATCGGCGCCCCCATCAGGCCCAGGCCCACGAAGCCTGTTCTCTGTACACTCATCCGCAGGGAACCTCACTTCGTTGTGGTCAATGGCCAATCCTTGGAAATCTGTTCAGTATTCTAGCCTCTATTCAGTATGATGAACAGCATGACGACTGAAACCACCGTCGCGATCGCCGTCCCGCTCGAAGCCGAGTTCGTGGAACGCATCCGCGCCGTAGATCCCTCCGTGACCGTTCTTTACGAGCCCGACCTGTTGCCGCCCGAACGGTTCCCAGCAGACCACGCCGGCGACCCCGCCTTCAAACGCACCCCTGAGCAGGAGGAGCGCTACTGGGAGATGCTGGGCAAGGCCGACGTGCTTTACGGCTTTCCGAACGAAAGCCCCGCGGGCCTGGCGCGGATCGCGAAGGATAATCCCCGCCTGCAGTGGATCCACGCCATGGCGGCGGGCGCCGGTGGTGCAGTCAAGGCCTCAGGGCTCGATGCCGGGACCCTGAACAAGTTCAAGGTGACCACGTCCGCAGGGGTGCACGCCCTGCCCCTCGCGGAGTTTGCGGCACTGGGCATCCTCAACGGTTTCAAGCGGACCGCTGAGCTTGCCCAGGACCAGGCCGCCAAGGTGTGGCCGGAGCTGCGGATACCCACCAAGCTGGTCAATGGCTCATCGCTGGTGGTCACGGGGCTCGGGGAGATCGGGCTGGAAACCGCCCGCATCGCCCGCGCACTCGGCATGAAGGTCAGCGGCACAAAGCGTTCCGTGGAGCCGATCGACGGCATCGAGGAAGTGGCGGACAACAACGGACTCGCCGGTCTGCTCGCCTCGGCCGACGCCGTGGTGAACACCCTCCCGGGCACGCCGTACACGGAGAAGCTTTTCAACCGCGAGGTCTTCGCCGCCATGAAACCCGGCACGGTGTTCGTGAATGTGGGCCGCGGAACCGTGGTGGACGAAGACGCGCTGCTCGAGGCCCTGGAAAACGGACAGGTGGCCTACGCCTGCCTTGACGTTTTCGCCGTCGAGCCGCTGCCCCAGAACAGCCCGCTCTGGAGCCACCCGCGCGTCATGGTGTCTCCGCACACCTCGGCCCTGAGCGCGGCGGAGAACCGCCTGATCGCAGAGCGCTTCTGCAGCAACCTCAGGACGTTCCTGGACGGCGGCGAACTCCCCCACCTCGTGGATACGGTCCACTTCTACTAAACCGCCTGCCGCAGGACACCCCTGCAAAGGAATCACCGGAGAGCCGGGCAGCCACATGGTTGCCCGGCTCTCCCCTTTGCACTCTCCCCGGGCGCGAACGCACACTTGCGGCCCCCAACGCCAGGCGCGAACGTACACTTGCGGCCCACCCCGCGTAGGGATGGGCCGCAACTGTACGTTCGCGCTGTGTGTTTTCCGGCTCAGCGGCGTCTAGTGGGCATCCTCGATTGCAACCAGGTCGCGGCCCCTGGTTTCCGGCGTGAAGAAGGTGCTCACGAAGGAGATCAGCGCAAGGACCAGCGAGTAGAGCGCCAGGACCAGCCAGGAGTAGCCGGTGGCAGCGAGCAGTGCCGCTCCCACCAGCGGAACCAGCCCGCCAGCCAGCACGGCGGAGAGTTCGCGCGCCATGGCGACACCCGTGAACCGGTACTGCGATCCAAACAGTTCAGGCAGCAGCGGGCACTGCGGTCCCAGCATGGACTGCACGCCGAGCGCGATGCCAACCACCATGACGACCCACACCAGGGTCACATTGCCCAGGCTCACGAGGTAAAAGGCCGGGAAGGCGATGACAGCCTGGAACAGGGCGCCGTAACGGTAGACCGGCACGCGGCCAAAGCGGTCGGACATCGCACCGAAGGTGACCACCATGACGGCGGCAAAACCGGCGGCGATCAGGAGACCCACCGGACCGATGAACTTGTCGCCCGGGAAAACGCCGGCCGGGGCCGCCAGGAACGCCACCAGCAGCGCCGAATAGATGGAGGAGTTTCCGTTCTCACCCATGCGCAGGCCGATGCCCACGAGAACGTTCTTCTTGGAGTGCTTCCAGAGCTGGCCCACCGGGTTCTTGACGACGTTCTTGTGCTTCTCCAGCTCCTGGAACACCGGGGTTTCCTTGAGCCGCAGCCGGATGAACACCGCAATCGCAATGAGGATCACGCTGGCCAGGAACGGCACACGCCAGAGCCAGCCTTCGAGCACGGCCTTGTTGGCGGTGGCGATGAGGGCGAAGGTGCCGGCGCCCAGAAGGGTGCCCAGTTGGATCCCCACAAACGGAAGTGAGGCAAAGAAACCACGACGGCGGGGCGGGGCCACTTCGGAGATCAGCGTCGTTGCGCCGGCCTGCTCCGCGCCGGCACCGAGGCCCTGGACGATCCGGAGGATGACCAGGAGTACCGCACCGAGCATTCCTGCCTGCTCGAATGTCGGCAGCAGGCCGATGGCGAAGCTTGCGGCGCCCATCAGGCCGATGGTCAGGATCAGCACCATTTTCCGGCCGAACCGGTCTCCGATGTACCCGAAGACGATGCCGCCGAAGGGGCGGGCAGCGAAGCCCACGCCGTATGTGGCGAATGATGCGATCAGCGCACCCTCATCGCCGAGCGGCTTGAAGAACAGCGGCCCGAAGATGAGGGCCGAAGCCAGGCCGTAGATGTAGAAGTCGTAATACTCCAGAGCGGAGCCTACGGAGCTGGCAAGTGTTGCCCTTCGCAGCTGTTCCGGTTCGACGACGGCGCCGTCCGCATCAGCCAGCGGTGAATCAGTACGAGTTGTCACTAGCACTCCCTCAAAGACACGCCAGGCCCCCGTTGGCCTGGTGAGTAGTGACACCACTATTGCGACGGTCACTATGCTGAACAGAGTACAACATGATGAACGACTAGCCAATAGTGCCGGGGTTTCCGACTAGCCCATGGGGTTGCCGAGGGATCTGGCCAGCTCTTTCAGCTCTTTGACCATCTGCGCGCCCTGCTCCTGCGAGTACGTTGCCTTCAGTGCGGTGACGGACAGGCCGAGACTGGGGCCATGCGCTCCGCGGGTTGGTACAGTCACGGCGAGACACACCACACCCGTGGTGGATTCCTCATCTTCAAACGCGTATCCCTGCTTGCGGATCTGCTCCAACTGGGCCTTTAGTTCCGCTCCCGTTCGCAGTGATTTGGGCGTCAGCACGGGAAGCTCCGCATCGTCAGCGAACATCGCGTCGATGTCGTGGTCATGAAGCCTGGCGATCAAGGCCTTGCCTACGGCGCAGAGTGACACCGGCATCTTGTCGCCTATGTTGGAGGTCAGGCGGACCGCCGGGTGGCCCTCGTAGCGCGCCAGATAGATAACGTTGGTGCCATCCAGCATGGCAATGCGCACCGTTTCACCTGACAGCGTGGGCGCCTGCTCACAAAAACGGTAGAACTCCTGGACTTCGTCGAGCCGGCTCAAGTAGGCGGCTCCCAATTCAACCAGCTTCCGCCCCAGCGTGTATTCGGCGCCCTGCCTACTGATGAGCCTGGCCTCCTCGAGGGCCAGCAGAAGGTTGGAAGTTGACGATTTGGGGATTCCAAGGTCCCGGGCGAGGTCACTAAGGGTAAGCCGGCCAGTGGCGGATGCAGCAAGCGACTCCAGTACGGCGGCAGCTCGCGTAACAGCCGGCGCCGGGGAGGCGCTGCCCAGTCCGTCATTGGCTTTGGGGGTACGGGAATCGGCCATGATTCTCCTTTTCGATACGCGCTCAGACAGCGGGGTCGGCAGATTGCATCGCGCTCGAAACACCGGCGACGATGCCAAGGCGTCCAGTCAACTGAACACCTAACATCATACTGGCTGTAGGGCTGCTGCTGAAGGCATGCCAGCATCAGCCGCATGCGCCCGCAGCGCGAAGAGCACCTCGCGGACGGACGCCTCCTTAACAGTTTGTGTTTCCGAAAGTTCACGGTATATTCAATTTCAAGCCTTCCACCGCGGCATCCCCCAATAGTCGCGGTGGAAGGCTTATCCAATTCCCAGGCCCTGTAGTATTCCGGGCCTTTCTGGTTGTTTGGCCTCCTGCTCAGGCCGCATCCGCGATGGCGTTTTCCGCGGCGGCGTTGTCCGCCACAGCGCTCCGCAGTCTCCACCCGCCGCCGAGTCCGTCGCGGACGATCTCCATGGTGGTCAGCGCTGATCCGGCATTTCGCCCCAGCCGGGTTTGCAGCCGCCACACTTCGACGTCGACGCGGCTAAGTCCCAGCGGCATCCGGCGCTGCGCCTCCCACCAGCTGATGCGTTCAAACCAACGCAACGGTTCCGCGCCCACCGTCCATTCCTGCCCGCCGCGGATGACAGCCCCCGGCTGCCCGTCGGCAGCAGTCCTCACAAGTACGTGTTCCATGCCCGCAGGCTATGGCCGGGCACAGACATTCTTCGCAGGAACAGCCGGCCGTCAGAAACGGCAACAGCCGCCCTCAAAAAGCGCAACGGAAACACAAAAACCCCGCCTGACCAAGCTCTTGAGCCTGGTCAAACGGGGTAATTAGGGTGGGTCCTACCGGGATCGAACCGATGACATCCACGGTGTAAACGTGGCGCTCTACCAGCTGAGCTAAAGACCCAAAGAGAGGTTTTTCGCACCGAAGCGCTCGAACCAACGAACATAGACTCTACCCGAACAATGCCCTCAAACGCTAATCGGGTCGGGCCGCGGCGAGCGGGGGCAATTCTTCTGCCAGCCAGGCGAGGGACTCGCTTACTCCGGCTTCCAGCTTGATCGTGGCGAGGTCGTCGCCGCGCGTCTGGCCACGGTTGATGATGACAACCGGTTTGCCTTGCTTGGCCGCATGGCGGACAAACCGCAGCCCACTCATGACGCTAAGCGAGGAACCGGCAACAAGCAGGGCTTCGGCGTCATCCACCATTGCGTACGCGCGCTGCACCCGCTCCTTGGGGACGTTTTCGCCGAAGTACACAAAGTCCGGCTTCAGGACACCGCCGCACGCGGGGCAACGGGCGACCACAAAACTGCGGATCAGTCGCAGGTCCTCCACAGTGGCGTCGGCATCAGGGGCCATCTCGACAAGGCCGGAGTTCATGGCATGGTCCAGAAAGTCCGGATTCAGCTCTTCCAGAACCCTCGCGAGCAGCTGCCGCGAGTACGTGCGCCGGCACTCGAGGCAAATTACCTGGTCGAAGCGTCCGTGAAGGTCCACCACATTAACACTGCCGGCGTCCTCATGGAGGCGGTCCACGTTTTGGGTGATCAGTCCGGTCAGGAGCCCGCGCTGCTCGAGGACGGCGACGGCGGCATGGCCGGCGTTGGGATTGGCCCGCCTTAAGTGGGACCAGCCAATGTGGTTACGCGCCCAGTATCGCTGACGGTTGGCAGCATCGCCGAGAAACTCCTGATAGGTCATGGGTGAGCGTGGAGGCGAATCCGGCCCGCGGTAGTCCGGAATGCCCGAGTCCGTGCTCAGGCCGGCCCCGGTCAGTAGCGCCAGGGGCAGCCCGGCGAGCACGTCCCGGATCCCGCCCAGCACGTCGAGGTCGCTGGCTGCTGACTCGGCGGGCGGGGCGGGAGGCAGACTGGCGAACCCTGTCAGGCCGATGCCGGTCCGCCGCTGATCCATGGGCTGGCCCTGACGCCTAACCCTTGGCCAGTTCTGCCAGGATGCGTCGGTATTCGGCGAGGTCACGGGCCTCGCCCCGCGGATTCACAACCACGTAGCGGACCGTTCCGCCGGCGTCGATGATGAACGTCCCGCGCCGTGCCATTCCGCTTTCCTCGTCGAACACGCCGTACTTCCCGGCTACGGCGCCGTGCGGCC from Arthrobacter globiformis harbors:
- the gndA gene encoding NADP-dependent phosphogluconate dehydrogenase; this encodes MSAHIGVTGLAVMGANLARNLARNGFTVALHNRSVGKTDALLEKHGHEGDFVRTESLEELVNSLEKPRRVLIMVKAGKPVDSVIEQLEPLLEAGDIIIDAGNSHYEDTRRREAALAKKDLHFVGVGVSGGEEGALNGPSIMPGGSKESYKALGPLLEKISAKVDGEPCCAWVGTDGAGHFVKMVHNGIEYADMQVIGEAFDLLRSGAGIEPAEQSKIFTDWNKGELSSFLIEISAEVLGHVDAKTGKPFVDVVVDAAGQKGTGRWTVISALELGSPVSGIAESVFARALSSQSEQRKLGQELLAGEEVAVEVPETFVEDVRQALYASKLVSYAQGLDMLTSAAREYGWDLKLDEIASLWRAGCIIRAELLKDITKAYAADEKPANLLFAPAFTKAIAEALPAWRRVVATAVQLGIPVPVFSSSLAYYDGLRRERVAAALIQGQRDLFGAHTYGRIDAEGTFHTLWGEDKSEVEAVDTH
- a CDS encoding FadR/GntR family transcriptional regulator, whose protein sequence is MSTSLHHRAVEHLGTRIVDGSLPPGHVMLAEQLEEELQVSRSVIREAVRVLQSLGLVETTKRVGIKVLPAHRWNPFDPLVIRWRLAGEGRGAQLRSLAELRSAVEPVAAELAAVNAPQELRQELLDVALAMRDAGKAGDVPRFLELDIQFHSLLLSGSGNEMFANLVGQVAETLTGRTVHGLMPDRPRDLTLQWHLDVAEAIFGGHASEAREASSRIMRRTIAEMEPVWVEQPRVFVPLQPRQHSA
- a CDS encoding L-idonate 5-dehydrogenase; translation: MTHTREAGLPVSGPAVVAHAKGDLRIEEVPLKAPAPDEAVVEVLYGGICGSDLHYWLHGAAGESILRAPLVLGHEISGRVVRAAGDGTGPVAGTPVAVHPATPGPGEGPDAPRYPAERPNLSPRCTYLGSAARYPHTDGAFSRYVNLPVRMLRTLPDSLDLRTAALIEPASVAWHAVSRAGDVAGKTALVIGSGPIGALAVAVLKRAGAARIVAVDMHARPLEIAAAVGADEVLHATDAEAIAAVQADVVIESSGNHHGLASAIQGAARGGTVVMVGLLPTGPQPVLISLAITRELDLKGSFRFNDEIDEVIAALADGTLTIGPVITHDYPVTDALNAFDIARNSAQSGKVLLNFGGTGN
- a CDS encoding SDR family oxidoreductase → MTSLFDLTGRVALVTGSSRGIGNALARALADAGATVVLNGVDAERLKAAEAVMAAGYAPGRVHGVAFDVTDDAAAAAGVAWVEEHVGPLEVLVNNAGIQHRVPMLELDVKDWERVISTDLTSAFLVGREAARYMIPRGHGKIINICSVQTDLARPTIAPYVAAKGGLRNLTRAMTAEWAGSGLQINGIAPGYINTEMTQNLVDDEQFNAWILGRTPAARWGTVQDLAGPAVWLASAGSDFVNGQTIFIDGGMTVVV
- a CDS encoding NAD(P)-dependent oxidoreductase; protein product: MSVQRTGFVGLGLMGAPMAANLVRKGWAVTACNRSSAALEDLRRLGGSSAETVELLRDEPVIVFMLPDLAYIEDAASGLLASWRTSPPAAGTAVVVMSSVSPTGVKDFGRRVQAASSGNAVVLDAPVSGGTKGAIEGTLAIMAGADHDADFRRLLPLFEAMGTTVRLLGPLGAGSLAKACNQLVVGTTTAALAEAAELAERSGVDVAALYEVLSGGLAGSRVLDQVGPRIARKDYTPTGPAKFMHKDLSFVVESADAAGAAVPMARAGVELYAELKRQGLGDQDLAVVRQTISNLSRAGAVSATEGTSS
- a CDS encoding D-2-hydroxyacid dehydrogenase; the protein is MMNSMTTETTVAIAVPLEAEFVERIRAVDPSVTVLYEPDLLPPERFPADHAGDPAFKRTPEQEERYWEMLGKADVLYGFPNESPAGLARIAKDNPRLQWIHAMAAGAGGAVKASGLDAGTLNKFKVTTSAGVHALPLAEFAALGILNGFKRTAELAQDQAAKVWPELRIPTKLVNGSSLVVTGLGEIGLETARIARALGMKVSGTKRSVEPIDGIEEVADNNGLAGLLASADAVVNTLPGTPYTEKLFNREVFAAMKPGTVFVNVGRGTVVDEDALLEALENGQVAYACLDVFAVEPLPQNSPLWSHPRVMVSPHTSALSAAENRLIAERFCSNLRTFLDGGELPHLVDTVHFY
- a CDS encoding MFS transporter, which gives rise to MTTRTDSPLADADGAVVEPEQLRRATLASSVGSALEYYDFYIYGLASALIFGPLFFKPLGDEGALIASFATYGVGFAARPFGGIVFGYIGDRFGRKMVLILTIGLMGAASFAIGLLPTFEQAGMLGAVLLVILRIVQGLGAGAEQAGATTLISEVAPPRRRGFFASLPFVGIQLGTLLGAGTFALIATANKAVLEGWLWRVPFLASVILIAIAVFIRLRLKETPVFQELEKHKNVVKNPVGQLWKHSKKNVLVGIGLRMGENGNSSIYSALLVAFLAAPAGVFPGDKFIGPVGLLIAAGFAAVMVVTFGAMSDRFGRVPVYRYGALFQAVIAFPAFYLVSLGNVTLVWVVMVVGIALGVQSMLGPQCPLLPELFGSQYRFTGVAMARELSAVLAGGLVPLVGAALLAATGYSWLVLALYSLVLALISFVSTFFTPETRGRDLVAIEDAH
- a CDS encoding IclR family transcriptional regulator, with the translated sequence MADSRTPKANDGLGSASPAPAVTRAAAVLESLAASATGRLTLSDLARDLGIPKSSTSNLLLALEEARLISRQGAEYTLGRKLVELGAAYLSRLDEVQEFYRFCEQAPTLSGETVRIAMLDGTNVIYLARYEGHPAVRLTSNIGDKMPVSLCAVGKALIARLHDHDIDAMFADDAELPVLTPKSLRTGAELKAQLEQIRKQGYAFEDEESTTGVVCLAVTVPTRGAHGPSLGLSVTALKATYSQEQGAQMVKELKELARSLGNPMG
- a CDS encoding NAD-dependent protein deacetylase yields the protein MDQRRTGIGLTGFASLPPAPPAESAASDLDVLGGIRDVLAGLPLALLTGAGLSTDSGIPDYRGPDSPPRSPMTYQEFLGDAANRQRYWARNHIGWSHLRRANPNAGHAAVAVLEQRGLLTGLITQNVDRLHEDAGSVNVVDLHGRFDQVICLECRRTYSRQLLARVLEELNPDFLDHAMNSGLVEMAPDADATVEDLRLIRSFVVARCPACGGVLKPDFVYFGENVPKERVQRAYAMVDDAEALLVAGSSLSVMSGLRFVRHAAKQGKPVVIINRGQTRGDDLATIKLEAGVSESLAWLAEELPPLAAARPD